The Candidatus Dormiibacterota bacterium genomic interval CGAAACGTGGGCGCCGCCGCGCCGCGCTTCGTCGACGAGTTGCTCGAGTAAGGCGCGGGCTCGGTCGGGGCCTTCCGCGGCCAAAACGCCGCGCATGGCATCGAGCCACTCGGTGGTCTCTTGCGGGTCGGGATCGTGTACGAACGCGCTCATAATAACGCTTCCATTCCGCAGAGTTTGCGAATCCCTTGCAGGTGGATCGATCCGATCGACAGGCCGCATCAGTCCAATTCTAAGGGCTACATTTCGGTGCTGAAAGCGATGCGGTCTTCTTTCAGGGCAACGCCGATTGCCGCGAGCAGTAACACCCCGCCGGCGATCGCCGGCGCGGGGACGGCTTCGTGAAAGATCGCGAGCGCCAAGGCGGCCGCGATGGCGGGTTCGAGCAGCGTCGCAAAGGCGACCGCACTCGGCGAAAACCAGCGCAGGGCGGCGTTCAGTGCGGTGTGTCCGAGCAACTGCGAGACGAGCGCCATCGCCAAGATGCCCAGCCACGGGCCGGTTGCGCTCGCGGGCGGCAACGGCTGGTGGGCGAGCATCGCGGCGATCAACAGCCCGAGCGACGCCCAGGTGTAGGTGTGCGTGACGATGGTACGCGTGCCCAGATCCCCGCGTACTTCACGGACGAGCGTGAAGTACGCGCCGATGGCGACCGCGCCGGCGAGCGCCAGGCCGGCGCCCAACAGGTCGTGCCCGCGGAACGGCGGCGGCGTTCGGTCGAAGCCGACGACCATAATCAGCCCGATGCCGCCCACGACGAACGCTCCGAGAGCAGCCGGGCTCAGTCCGCGGCGATGCACCACCGCATCGTAGGCGGCGGTCCAAATC includes:
- a CDS encoding DMT family transporter, with amino-acid sequence MLPYLVLGGAQLAVGAAAIFARYALGGAQPIAVAAGRLTIAALILLLVSAIRPTRETLTPRARLLLFFAGVAMAIHFGTWIASLDYTNIAVSTLLVTTTPIWTAAYDAVVHRRGLSPAALGAFVVGGIGLIMVVGFDRTPPPFRGHDLLGAGLALAGAVAIGAYFTLVREVRGDLGTRTIVTHTYTWASLGLLIAAMLAHQPLPPASATGPWLGILAMALVSQLLGHTALNAALRWFSPSAVAFATLLEPAIAAALALAIFHEAVPAPAIAGGVLLLAAIGVALKEDRIAFSTEM